One Methylomonas sp. LL1 DNA window includes the following coding sequences:
- the rpsK gene encoding 30S ribosomal protein S11: MATQNRVKKRIKKEVADGIVHVHASFNNTIVTITDRKGNALSWATSGGSGFRGSRKSTPFAAQVAAEKAGLVAQEYGMKNLDVMIKGPGPGRESAVRSLNNLGFKISNIVDVTPIPHNGCRPPKKRRV, encoded by the coding sequence ATGGCAACCCAAAACCGTGTAAAAAAACGCATTAAAAAAGAAGTGGCAGATGGAATAGTTCATGTGCATGCATCTTTCAATAATACCATTGTAACGATCACTGATAGAAAAGGTAACGCGCTATCCTGGGCTACTTCCGGTGGATCCGGTTTTAGAGGCTCTAGAAAAAGCACGCCTTTTGCTGCGCAGGTTGCTGCCGAAAAAGCAGGGTTAGTCGCGCAAGAATATGGAATGAAAAATCTCGACGTAATGATCAAAGGTCCAGGCCCAGGACGAGAGTCGGCTGTACGCTCATTAAACAATTTAGGCTTTAAAATTTCAAACATTGTTGATGTGACCCCAATTCCGCACAATGGTTGTCGCCCCCCTAAAAAACGTCGCGTTTAA
- the rpsD gene encoding 30S ribosomal protein S4: MARYIGPVCKLSRREGTDLFLKGRGKALDGKCKLDQRPGQHGAKRTRSSDYALQLRAKQRLRRIYGVLEKQFRNYYKAADLQKGATGQNLLNLLESRLDNVVYRMGFASTRAEARQLVSHKAIHVNGVSINIPSYQVSAGDTISIREKSKNQQRVKEALVVAEQYGFPQWVEVSAKDMNGIFKSLPDRVDLGSEINEQLVVELYSK; the protein is encoded by the coding sequence ATGGCAAGATATATAGGACCTGTTTGTAAGTTAAGTCGAAGAGAAGGCACGGACTTATTTCTTAAGGGTAGAGGTAAGGCGCTAGACGGCAAGTGTAAGCTGGATCAAAGACCAGGTCAGCATGGTGCAAAGCGCACGAGAAGTTCGGACTACGCTCTTCAGCTTAGAGCAAAACAAAGATTGCGCAGAATCTATGGTGTTTTAGAGAAGCAATTCAGAAATTACTATAAAGCTGCGGATCTGCAAAAAGGTGCAACCGGTCAAAATTTGCTCAACTTATTGGAGTCTAGATTAGATAACGTTGTTTATCGTATGGGTTTTGCCTCCACTAGAGCCGAAGCTAGGCAATTGGTTTCTCATAAAGCAATTCACGTAAACGGTGTCTCAATCAATATCCCTTCTTATCAAGTAAGTGCTGGCGATACTATTAGCATTCGTGAGAAATCCAAAAATCAACAACGAGTTAAAGAAGCGCTTGTCGTTGCGGAGCAGTACGGTTTTCCGCAGTGGGTCGAAGTTAGTGCTAAAGATATGAATGGTATTTTCAAATCACTTCCCGATCGTGTTGATCTTGGGTCTGAGATTAATGAGCAGTTGGTTGTTGAGCTCTATTCTAAATAA
- a CDS encoding DNA-directed RNA polymerase subunit alpha translates to MQSSIAGLLRPKLVEVVSETPNHSRIVIEPLERGYGHSLGNALRRVMLSSIPGCAVTEVSIAGVLHEYTTIEGVQEDVIDILLNLKKLSVVLHGKDEVTLTLSKSSIGSVTAGDIETTNLVDIINPELVIANLTQDKQLDIKIKIERGRGYIPAAVRKEQQDDTPVGVLMVDAAFSPIVKVAYHVESTRVEQRTNLDKLVIELETNGTVDPEQVIKLAASILHDQLSVFVDFEKVKEQMPEESVVEEEAFDPILLRPVDDLELTVRSANCLKAENIFYIGDLIQRTEVELLRTPNLGKKSLTEIKDILAIKGLSLGMRLENWPPENLVDQSQIGI, encoded by the coding sequence ATGCAGAGTTCCATAGCAGGTTTGTTAAGGCCTAAATTAGTTGAAGTAGTTAGTGAAACGCCAAACCACTCCAGAATCGTAATTGAGCCGCTCGAGCGTGGCTATGGCCATTCTCTTGGTAATGCGCTTCGGCGTGTAATGCTTTCCTCAATTCCAGGTTGTGCTGTTACTGAAGTCTCCATAGCCGGTGTACTTCATGAATACACCACTATTGAGGGTGTCCAGGAAGATGTTATTGACATATTACTGAATCTAAAAAAGCTTTCAGTAGTGTTGCATGGGAAAGATGAAGTCACATTGACTTTGTCCAAGTCCTCCATTGGTAGTGTAACAGCCGGTGATATTGAGACAACCAATCTGGTAGATATAATTAATCCCGAATTAGTTATTGCTAACCTTACTCAAGATAAGCAGCTTGACATTAAAATTAAGATAGAGCGGGGTAGAGGATATATTCCTGCGGCGGTCCGAAAAGAGCAGCAAGATGATACTCCTGTTGGGGTTTTGATGGTCGATGCCGCATTTAGCCCTATCGTTAAAGTGGCTTACCATGTTGAATCAACCCGTGTTGAACAGCGAACCAATCTTGATAAGTTGGTAATCGAGTTAGAGACTAACGGTACCGTTGATCCTGAACAAGTTATAAAATTAGCCGCATCTATCCTGCATGATCAGTTGTCAGTATTTGTCGATTTCGAAAAAGTCAAAGAACAAATGCCTGAGGAAAGCGTGGTTGAAGAAGAGGCCTTTGATCCTATTCTTTTGAGGCCTGTTGACGATCTTGAATTAACTGTGCGTTCCGCTAATTGTCTAAAAGCGGAAAACATTTTTTATATTGGAGATTTAATTCAGCGTACCGAAGTAGAGCTGTTACGGACTCCAAACTTAGGAAAAAAATCATTAACCGAGATAAAAGATATATTGGCAATCAAAGGCTTGTCCTTGGGAATGAGGCTTGAAAATTGGCCGCCAGAAAATTTGGTTGATCAATCCCAAATCGGTATTTAA
- the rplQ gene encoding 50S ribosomal protein L17 has translation MRHRKSGRQLNKNSSHRKALFGNMACSLFKHELIKTTLPKAKELRMLAEPLITLSKEDSVAKRRQAFSRLGDREVVTKLFNELGPRYKERQGGYLRIIKCGFRSGDDAPMAYVELVDRATQG, from the coding sequence ATGAGACACCGTAAATCTGGAAGACAATTAAATAAAAATAGTAGCCATAGAAAGGCATTATTTGGTAATATGGCCTGCTCTTTGTTTAAGCATGAGTTGATTAAAACAACTTTGCCGAAAGCCAAGGAATTACGTATGCTGGCAGAGCCTTTAATTACTTTATCCAAAGAAGATTCTGTCGCAAAAAGACGTCAAGCCTTTTCAAGATTAGGCGATAGAGAAGTTGTAACCAAGCTTTTCAATGAACTTGGTCCACGTTATAAAGAAAGACAAGGCGGTTATTTGAGAATCATCAAGTGCGGCTTTAGGTCCGGAGATGACGCGCCTATGGCATATGTCGAATTAGTCGATAGAGCCACTCAAGGTTAA